TGCGCGCTGTCGAGGGAGACGTGGAACGTGGTCGCCACGCTGGTGATGAGCGGCGTCCCGAGGCTGGCGACCGCCGCCACGACCAGGGCGATGAACATCAGGGCGGGGACCAGCAGACGTGCCTCGGAACGTATCAGGGCAGTGCTCATGGGCTGGTCATGAGCCTGGGCCGCGGTCACCGGTCCGACTCCTCTCGGGCGTGGCTTTCGAGCTCCGCCAGATGCAGCAGCGCCGGAAGGGCTGCTGCCAGGGCCTCGACCTCGTCACCGGTGAGTTCGTCGATCAACCGCGCGTACGCGTCGACGCCCGCCTGGCGTCGCGTCCGGACGTACGACGCGCCGGCCTCGGTCAGGCACACCAGCGTGACCCGCTTGTCGGACGGATCGCCCTTCCGCTCGACCAGCCCGGATTCCTCCATCACCCGGACCAGGACGGTCATCGCGGGCTGGGTGACACCCTCGGCCACCGCCAGATCGGTGATCCGTCGCGGGCCGGTCTTGTCCAGGGTGGCCAAGGTGGCGGCGGACGTCAGGCTCATGTCGCGGGGAAGGCGTCTCACGGCCCTGGTGGCCAGACCGTAGAGGGCTGACCCGATGGCATCGGAAGCGCCGTGCGCGGCGTCTCGGCGACTCACACCTGAAGCATAGCAGTTTTATATGAATCCTTTATGCATCTCCCGATCGGGGTTCGGTGATACCTGACCGACCTCCGGAGGCGGGGCGCAGGTTCGAATCCTGCCCGGGGCACGTGGCAGAACCGCAAACGCGCGACGCGACCGGGCGATCACTGATTGCGGAAGCCAGTTTCGCGTTCGAGTAGCGATTGAGGATGCCCCGGCCGTTCGGCCGGGGCATCCTTGCGATGGGTCGATGTACGGGCGCCGAACGAGCCCGGATCGCGGCTACCGAGCACCAATTGTGGTTGGCGTTTACGTGCCGGGCGGGCCGGCCACCATGCTCGCGCGCAGGAGTTGGTCGCGGACTGGTATCGCGTACCGCAGGTGAGTCATCCGTGCAGCCAGGCCAGCTATGCGGGCCAGCCTCTGGGTGGCTGGCCGACGCTGGCGATCGTATTCGTGCAGAGCCTGCTCGACCGTGAGCGTCTTGCGCAGGTGGGAGGCCAGCGCTACCGCATCGATGATCGCCTCGCACGCGCCGCGCCCCAGGTCGGGTGTCATGGCGTGGGCGGCGTCGCCAAGGAAAGCCACCGTGCCGCGCGTGAAGGACGGTAGCGGCGGCGTCACGTACACGTCGTGTCGCAGCACCGCGGACTCGTTGATCGCGTCCAGGACGGTATGGACCGGCGGCGCCCAGCGGCCGAACATTCCCCGTAGTTCGGCGACTTCCTCGCCCGGGCGGAACTGGCCCTCCGGTGCCGCCGCGGACGCGTACCAGTTGGTGCGACCGCCCTCCTGCGGTGTCACGCCGAACTTGAGGCCCCGGCCCCACACTTCCACGAACATGTCGGTGGGCATGTCTTCCACCACGCCGCGCCACGCCGTGCTGCCGGAGAATCGTGCTCGGTACGCCGGGCCGAACACTTTCTCGCGGGCTTGGCTGAACACTCCGTCGGCCACCACGACCAGATCGACATCACCCACCTCGGTAGCGTCGTCCACTGGATCGCCGGTCCGTAGCTCCACCCCGGCCTCCATCGCCGTCTCGTGCAGGATGGCGAGCAGTCCCGGCCGGGACAACAGGTAAACATGGTCGCCGGTGCGCCGGTGCAGCCGTTCGACGTCAATCGTCGCGATGCGGGAGCCGTCCGGACGAAGAAAGACCCCGGCTTGCTGTCGTCGCCCGGCCCGGCGGACCATGTCGCCGACGCCGATCGCGTCCAGCGCGCGCAGCGCCACGGGCCACATGCCGAGCGCCGTGCCCGTGATCGGCAGCCCCTTGTCCCGCTCCCGGACGGTGACCCTCCAGCGTGCGCGTCGCAGCGCGATCGCCGCCGTCAGCCCACCGATGCCCCCGCCAATGATCAACGCACGTCTCTCCATGTTCACCACGCTACAACACCTGTTGTTTTCCGACTACGGATGTTGTGAATCGAATAAGGTGTCGGCGTGCCATCCCGCGAAGAAAACCTGCTCGATGCCGCCATCGGCATCCTCGGAAACCAAGGCGTACGGGCGTTGACGCATCGCGCGGTCGACGCGGCCGCCGCGGTGCCAACCGGCTCCACAGCGAACTACTTCAAGACCCGCGACATGCTGCTCAGCGCCGTAGCCGACCGATTCGCCGACCGCGACCGCGCCACCTGGCAGGCGATCGCGGGCTTCGTCCGCCCCACCACCGCGGTCGAGCTGGCGGCTGCGCTCGCCGCATACGTGCACCGTGCGCTCGGCCCAGAGCGCGCCCTGACCATCGCCCGATACGGTCTGTTCGTCGAGGCCGCACTGCGCCCGGAACTACAGGGGCGACTTGCCGAGGCGGCCCTCTCGATCCGGACGTGGGGCACGGAGTGGCTGCGCGCGATCGGCTCCACCGACCCGGAGAGCGAATGCGCGGCAATCCTCGACTACCTGGACGGTCTCATCTTCCACCAGCTCACGTTTCCCGGTCCGGTCGACCAGTTGGAGGCGGCGATCACGCAGACGGTGAGCCGACTGTGCACCACTGCGGCGTGACCAGCGAACGGCCTGCGGAATGGCCAGACCATGCCTCACACAGGAGGCGAGGCAAGCAACCTCGACGGGCATCCGCATCTCGGCTACGTGCGTCGCGGCGGTCACGCAAGGCACCTTGTGGAGCCAGGCGACGACGCCTATCGTTCCGATGTATCGGCTCGATATATCGGCCTGGGGCTTCGCGGTCGCCCGGCTGACCCAGGAGGTGCGATGAGGTCGATCGACTACGACGCGGAGCAGCACCAGGACTACGCGCGCGGCCGCGCGCTCAACCAGCGGCAACTGGATGTGTGGATCAGCGCCTTCGAAGCGGTGCTGCCCGAGCGGCGTCCGCTGGCGGGCCTGGACGTCGGCTCAGGGACCGGC
The Micromonospora pisi DNA segment above includes these coding regions:
- a CDS encoding MarR family winged helix-turn-helix transcriptional regulator yields the protein MSRRDAAHGASDAIGSALYGLATRAVRRLPRDMSLTSAATLATLDKTGPRRITDLAVAEGVTQPAMTVLVRVMEESGLVERKGDPSDKRVTLVCLTEAGASYVRTRRQAGVDAYARLIDELTGDEVEALAAALPALLHLAELESHAREESDR
- a CDS encoding FAD-dependent monooxygenase — its product is MERRALIIGGGIGGLTAAIALRRARWRVTVRERDKGLPITGTALGMWPVALRALDAIGVGDMVRRAGRRQQAGVFLRPDGSRIATIDVERLHRRTGDHVYLLSRPGLLAILHETAMEAGVELRTGDPVDDATEVGDVDLVVVADGVFSQAREKVFGPAYRARFSGSTAWRGVVEDMPTDMFVEVWGRGLKFGVTPQEGGRTNWYASAAAPEGQFRPGEEVAELRGMFGRWAPPVHTVLDAINESAVLRHDVYVTPPLPSFTRGTVAFLGDAAHAMTPDLGRGACEAIIDAVALASHLRKTLTVEQALHEYDRQRRPATQRLARIAGLAARMTHLRYAIPVRDQLLRASMVAGPPGT
- a CDS encoding TetR/AcrR family transcriptional regulator, coding for MPSREENLLDAAIGILGNQGVRALTHRAVDAAAAVPTGSTANYFKTRDMLLSAVADRFADRDRATWQAIAGFVRPTTAVELAAALAAYVHRALGPERALTIARYGLFVEAALRPELQGRLAEAALSIRTWGTEWLRAIGSTDPESECAAILDYLDGLIFHQLTFPGPVDQLEAAITQTVSRLCTTAA